A portion of the Gadus macrocephalus chromosome 10, ASM3116895v1 genome contains these proteins:
- the LOC132466512 gene encoding C-type lectin domain family 4 member M-like, with amino-acid sequence MGQRLHHAFAKQEEQLQERYKNLMRNSTDLGPLTVILITLYLFAARRCPLGWIKFQCSCYRVYTSKRTWENSHQYCKSQQAALVIINSREEQVFVNSLLPDNMQSWMGLSDIRTEGVWTWVDGTTLNTS; translated from the exons ATGGGCCAGAGGCTTCACCACGCCTTCGCCAAGCAGGAGGAGCAACTACAGGAGAGATACAAGAACCTGATGAGGAACAGCACGGATCT GGGGCCTTTAACTGTGATTCTTATAACCCTGTATCTATTTGCAGCCCGGAGGTGTCCTCTGGGATGGATTAAGTTCCAGTGCAGTTGTTACAGAGTCTATACTTCTAAGAGGACCTGGGAGAACAGCCACCAGTACTGCAAGAGCCAACAGGCCGCCCTGGTGATCATCaacagcagagaggagcag GTATTTGTCAATAGTTTGCTCCCGGACAATATGCAGAGCTGGATGGGTTTGAGTGACATCAGGACCGAAGGGGTTTGGACCTGGGTGGACGGAACCACCCTCAATACATCGTGA